The following proteins are encoded in a genomic region of Dyadobacter sp. UC 10:
- a CDS encoding DUF6528 family protein, producing MLKKNLTIKWAGLWACLFPGITLVQGQTIPPKAFLVCGDTKVLIVDYVQSKDSIPAVIWEWDAKTAADLPEAEKPKFRTMDDCKSIENGRRLLVSSSSGAVAVIDIATKKIDFRADVPNAHSIALLPGNFLAAAASTHKAGNMLMLFDLKKGNKPIYTDTLYSAHGAVWNAGHDRLYALGYKVLREYKQAGEKLELVQKWAIPGIGGHELMMAPGGQHLFMTEHHGAWKFDIKAAKFEKIAGFPDAENIKSLGQDKSGQYIYTVPEESWWTFHVRFLNPLRAFAFPGLHVYKARWFWH from the coding sequence ATGCTGAAAAAAAATCTGACAATAAAGTGGGCGGGCCTTTGGGCCTGCCTGTTTCCCGGGATTACCCTGGTGCAGGGCCAGACCATCCCGCCCAAAGCATTTCTCGTTTGCGGCGATACCAAAGTGCTGATCGTGGATTATGTGCAGTCGAAAGACAGTATCCCGGCGGTGATCTGGGAATGGGATGCTAAAACGGCAGCAGACCTGCCTGAGGCGGAAAAGCCCAAGTTCAGAACGATGGATGACTGTAAGTCAATTGAAAATGGCAGGCGCTTGCTCGTCTCCTCCTCCTCAGGTGCGGTGGCGGTCATTGATATTGCGACAAAAAAAATCGATTTCAGAGCCGATGTGCCCAACGCACATTCGATCGCATTGCTGCCCGGCAATTTCCTGGCCGCCGCAGCTTCTACCCATAAAGCAGGGAATATGCTCATGCTTTTTGATTTGAAAAAAGGGAACAAACCTATCTATACAGATACGCTGTATTCGGCACACGGAGCCGTGTGGAACGCGGGCCACGACCGGCTTTATGCATTGGGTTATAAGGTGCTGCGCGAATACAAACAGGCAGGAGAAAAGCTCGAACTGGTGCAAAAGTGGGCGATACCGGGCATCGGAGGCCACGAGCTGATGATGGCGCCCGGCGGGCAGCATCTGTTTATGACCGAGCATCACGGCGCATGGAAATTTGACATCAAAGCCGCGAAATTCGAAAAGATAGCGGGCTTTCCCGACGCTGAGAATATCAAAAGTCTGGGTCAGGATAAATCGGGCCAATACATTTACACCGTTCCCGAAGAAAGCTGGTGGACCTTTCACGTGCGTTTTCTCAACCCGTTACGCGCATTTGCATTCCCCGGTTTGCATGTATACAAAGCCAGGTGGTTTTGGCATTAA
- a CDS encoding T9SS type A sorting domain-containing protein has protein sequence MKRYLLFCQLTLLPAVAAQAQFVAGQDGLFIASETQVAINGLTIRPSADFTLADRSLTISSTPVRGNPPGIGKVYSFSSPIDFAGNLGFFYLPTELNGNEENNLQLAHGNETFVTTAGSTVVPAQGYISNNLSSLTNLTFVTASQEGALPVSLIGFQVSRVENLTLLNWQTTDEKNSDFFEVQQSTDARKWNALGKVTAARESRNFREYSFQDPAFRSGRQYYRLKMVDADGSYAYSEIRSVHLTAVELVSAYPNPVTEKLLINATGKMASMKLTDLSGRQLLNLPKPVSGQEVNMKNYPAGTYLVQFTMTDGQSQVVKVVKR, from the coding sequence ATGAAACGTTATCTGCTTTTTTGTCAGCTGACGCTGCTTCCTGCTGTGGCTGCTCAGGCACAGTTCGTTGCAGGTCAGGACGGCCTTTTTATTGCCAGTGAAACCCAGGTTGCCATCAATGGGCTTACTATCAGGCCAAGCGCAGACTTCACGCTTGCTGACCGAAGCCTGACGATATCTTCTACGCCTGTCCGCGGTAACCCCCCGGGCATTGGCAAAGTTTATAGTTTCAGTTCGCCGATAGACTTTGCGGGGAATTTAGGTTTCTTCTATTTGCCCACGGAATTGAATGGGAACGAGGAGAACAACCTGCAACTCGCGCACGGTAACGAGACTTTCGTCACCACAGCCGGCAGCACAGTGGTGCCTGCGCAGGGTTACATTTCGAATAATCTGAGTAGTCTGACGAATTTAACTTTCGTCACCGCGAGTCAGGAAGGAGCACTTCCGGTGTCGCTGATCGGCTTTCAGGTAAGTCGCGTTGAAAATTTGACCTTGCTGAACTGGCAGACAACAGACGAAAAGAACAGTGATTTTTTCGAGGTCCAGCAAAGTACCGACGCACGAAAATGGAACGCACTGGGGAAAGTGACGGCCGCGAGGGAAAGCAGAAATTTCAGAGAATATTCCTTTCAGGATCCTGCGTTCAGAAGCGGCCGCCAGTACTACCGGCTGAAAATGGTTGATGCTGATGGGAGTTATGCGTATAGCGAGATACGTAGTGTCCATCTCACAGCGGTTGAACTTGTAAGCGCATATCCTAATCCTGTAACGGAAAAACTCCTCATTAATGCGACCGGGAAAATGGCCAGCATGAAACTTACGGATCTTTCTGGAAGGCAGCTGCTGAACTTACCAAAGCCGGTTTCCGGGCAGGAAGTAAATATGAAGAATTATCCCGCAGGAACTTATCTGGTGCAATTCACTATGACTGATGGTCAGAGCCAGGTCGTGAAAGTTGTGAAACGTTAA
- a CDS encoding BclA C-terminal domain-containing protein, whose amino-acid sequence MKKLYQLLLTSSFALLAFGAQAQVGVGTTTPDGSAQLDVTSNSKGVLIPRMASFERTGINPAAEGLLVYQTDPPAGFYYYTGSQWVRLVNSAESATASIPSLYAGNNTGTSLVIMLGGISVPFPSHQTVSPEFTVFPGSTSFVINTGGRYQLSYRLKLTAALLMSTRIMLNGAPLAGSEIAPVATLDTFSTSVIADVSAGSVVNLQAFGLLGVASLSATESQYFSIVKLQ is encoded by the coding sequence ATGAAAAAATTATATCAACTATTACTTACGTCATCTTTTGCTTTACTGGCTTTCGGCGCTCAGGCGCAGGTGGGCGTGGGTACTACAACCCCGGACGGTTCCGCCCAGCTTGATGTTACTTCCAACAGCAAAGGTGTCCTGATCCCGCGTATGGCCAGCTTTGAAAGGACCGGCATTAATCCGGCAGCGGAGGGTTTGCTGGTGTACCAGACCGATCCACCTGCCGGGTTCTACTATTATACCGGATCGCAATGGGTGCGTTTGGTCAATTCTGCGGAAAGTGCAACCGCATCCATTCCCAGTCTGTATGCGGGCAATAATACAGGGACCTCTTTGGTGATTATGTTGGGGGGGATCAGCGTCCCATTCCCTTCGCACCAGACTGTTTCGCCCGAATTCACTGTCTTTCCCGGCAGCACGTCTTTCGTTATTAACACTGGCGGACGATATCAGTTGTCTTACAGGCTAAAACTGACAGCTGCGCTTCTTATGTCGACCAGAATTATGCTCAACGGCGCCCCGCTAGCGGGGTCTGAGATCGCGCCGGTAGCTACACTCGATACCTTCTCGACCAGTGTGATTGCAGACGTGTCCGCAGGATCCGTTGTTAACTTACAGGCATTTGGTCTTCTTGGTGTTGCATCGCTGTCAGCTACTGAGTCGCAATACTTCTCGATTGTAAAGCTTCAATAG
- a CDS encoding ABC transporter permease, with product MVKNYIKIAFRGFQKNKGYTLINVSGLALGMAMAMLISLWVWDEWNYNKGSGNFVRTARVMSHTVQNGNTVTSPNMPFPLAAGLRENFPDDFKNVAVSWDTEDYNLLAGDNKFRKKGRFMEPDGPKILSPQMISGSMTALTDPSSLLLSESAAISIFGDRQPIGQTITIDNELKGTVAGVYKDFPSNSDYYNLSFLAPWKLFASAKRRQWVNEVKDNWEVKTFEILVQTRENSSIEGASAKITRLLQNHLKNDDHPGTETALFLHPMGDWHLYAKWENGVNAGGQIYYLKLFSAIAVFILLLACVNFVNLSTARSEHRAREVGVRKAIGSRRTQLILQFISESFIVVAFSFLLAVLLVQLALPFFNAITEKKIEFLFGGGIVTNPWLLLAGALFCVLVSLIAGGYPALYLSSFKPVNILKPGSGSTWRLTSGPRRALVVFQFTISISLIIGTAGVFRQIQFGQDRSTGYDREGLVSVKIPPGSPRLEALKNDLLQSGVVASAAQSSGPVSDVLSNSRGFYWPGKPANAPDEFAVIAASHTYGKTVGWHISAGRDFSEEFMSDSSAIIINQSAAKYMGLNDPVGKKVRWKDGTFNDSEYHIVGVVKDMVMQSPYEPVKQTIYFMTYAPNYLFIKLNNHVITADAIAKIRPLFDRHLPGNVFDFQFAAEQYGAKFKTENRIGRLTFLFAAVAICISCLGLLGLAAFTAEQRRAEIGIRKVLGASIAGVWKLITKDFVYLTVVAIFIATPLSYYLLSQMLDNYHYRTTIPWWLFAGSGLAALVIALATVSYQAIKAALADPVKALRSE from the coding sequence ATGGTTAAAAACTATATAAAAATCGCATTCAGGGGATTTCAGAAAAATAAGGGCTACACGCTGATCAATGTGTCAGGGCTGGCGCTTGGAATGGCGATGGCCATGCTCATCTCTCTGTGGGTTTGGGACGAATGGAATTATAACAAAGGCTCCGGAAACTTTGTGCGTACAGCACGTGTGATGTCCCATACGGTACAAAACGGGAATACGGTCACTTCGCCTAATATGCCGTTTCCACTCGCTGCCGGATTGAGAGAGAACTTTCCTGACGATTTTAAAAATGTTGCCGTATCGTGGGATACCGAAGACTACAACCTGCTGGCGGGCGATAACAAATTCAGGAAAAAGGGCCGGTTTATGGAACCCGACGGCCCCAAAATCCTGTCGCCGCAAATGATCAGCGGAAGCATGACAGCCCTTACTGATCCTTCCAGTCTTTTATTATCGGAATCTGCTGCCATTTCCATTTTTGGCGACCGGCAGCCCATCGGCCAGACCATCACCATCGATAATGAACTGAAAGGGACTGTGGCAGGGGTGTACAAGGATTTCCCTTCCAATTCGGATTACTATAACCTGTCTTTCCTGGCCCCTTGGAAGCTTTTTGCTTCGGCCAAAAGAAGGCAGTGGGTTAACGAAGTAAAAGACAACTGGGAGGTAAAAACTTTTGAGATACTCGTTCAAACCAGGGAAAACAGCAGCATTGAAGGCGCATCGGCAAAAATCACACGTTTGCTGCAAAACCACCTGAAAAACGACGACCACCCGGGTACTGAAACTGCTCTTTTTCTGCATCCTATGGGCGACTGGCATTTGTATGCCAAATGGGAAAATGGTGTGAATGCGGGAGGCCAGATCTACTATCTGAAACTCTTTTCCGCTATCGCAGTCTTCATCCTGCTGCTGGCATGTGTGAATTTTGTAAATCTGAGCACTGCCCGCTCCGAGCACCGTGCGAGGGAAGTGGGCGTGCGAAAGGCGATCGGGTCCAGGCGGACGCAGCTTATACTTCAGTTCATTTCCGAATCATTCATTGTCGTAGCTTTTTCCTTTTTGCTGGCGGTCTTGCTGGTTCAGCTTGCATTGCCGTTTTTCAATGCGATCACCGAAAAGAAAATAGAATTTCTTTTTGGCGGCGGCATTGTCACCAATCCCTGGCTGCTATTGGCGGGTGCGCTGTTTTGTGTCCTGGTAAGCCTCATTGCCGGTGGTTATCCGGCATTGTACCTGTCTTCCTTCAAACCTGTCAACATATTAAAACCGGGATCCGGCAGTACCTGGCGGCTTACATCGGGGCCGCGCAGGGCACTTGTTGTCTTCCAGTTCACAATTTCCATTTCCCTCATTATCGGCACAGCGGGAGTTTTCCGGCAAATTCAGTTCGGACAGGACAGAAGTACCGGCTATGATAGAGAGGGACTGGTCAGTGTAAAGATCCCGCCCGGCAGCCCGCGTTTGGAAGCACTGAAAAATGACTTGCTTCAATCGGGTGTCGTGGCCTCCGCAGCTCAATCCTCCGGCCCGGTTAGCGACGTACTTTCCAACTCCAGAGGATTTTACTGGCCGGGGAAACCGGCGAATGCCCCGGACGAATTTGCAGTGATCGCGGCGTCCCATACCTATGGCAAAACAGTCGGCTGGCACATCTCCGCCGGAAGGGATTTTTCAGAAGAGTTCATGTCCGACTCCTCCGCAATTATTATCAACCAATCGGCAGCGAAATACATGGGCCTCAACGACCCGGTGGGCAAAAAAGTGAGGTGGAAAGACGGTACTTTCAACGATTCGGAATATCATATTGTGGGCGTGGTAAAAGATATGGTCATGCAATCGCCGTATGAGCCTGTCAAACAGACGATTTACTTTATGACTTATGCGCCCAACTATCTGTTTATCAAACTAAATAACCATGTAATAACAGCAGATGCAATCGCAAAAATCCGCCCGCTGTTCGACAGGCATTTACCTGGTAATGTTTTCGACTTTCAATTTGCAGCCGAGCAGTACGGTGCGAAATTCAAAACAGAAAACCGGATTGGAAGGCTCACATTTTTGTTCGCCGCAGTCGCGATCTGCATATCGTGCCTGGGCCTGCTCGGGCTGGCGGCATTCACAGCTGAGCAAAGGCGGGCCGAGATCGGTATCCGCAAAGTTTTGGGTGCCTCCATTGCCGGTGTCTGGAAATTGATTACGAAAGACTTTGTATATCTGACGGTCGTCGCCATTTTCATCGCCACACCGCTGAGCTACTATCTTTTGTCCCAAATGCTGGATAATTACCATTACCGTACTACAATTCCGTGGTGGCTCTTCGCTGGCTCAGGCCTTGCGGCACTTGTCATTGCATTGGCTACCGTTAGTTACCAGGCGATTAAAGCCGCGCTGGCCGATCCGGTGAAAGCCCTGCGTTCGGAATAG